One part of the Coffea eugenioides isolate CCC68of chromosome 10, Ceug_1.0, whole genome shotgun sequence genome encodes these proteins:
- the LOC113748927 gene encoding 21 kDa seed protein-like — protein MKKLLLFLSFLLFNSFLSFAVEEPNPVLDTNGDEIRPGVEYYMGTTFRPGGGVTYGKGPGNEICPLAVAQAWLKRGLPVTFTPVNPEEGVVRVSTDLNIKFAEPPIIDFCSGSNVWKVHFNEALEQHFVLTDGVEGNSGCETMANWFKIEAVGVQGYKLVFCPTVCDSSSEAICKYVGIYHDDDGTRRLALGGQPYPVVFIKKNEDILKSVTST, from the coding sequence ATGAAGAAATTacttctcttcctttcttttctactCTTCAactctttcctttcttttgctgttgAAGAGCCTAATCCAGTGCTCGACACCAACGGGGACGAAATCCGCCCCGGTGTCGAGTACTACATGGGGACCACCTTCCGCCCTGGCGGCGGTGTAACTTATGGCAAGGGCCCAGGCAATGAAATTTGCCCTCTGGCAGTGGCTCAGGCGTGGCTCAAACGAGGCCTTCCAGTAACTTTTACACCGGTGAACCCAGAAGAAGGCGTGGTTCGTGTTTCCACTGATTTGAACATCAAGTTCGCTGAACCACCAATTATTGATTTTTGTAGTGGATCAAATGTGTGGAAGGTTCATTTCAACGAGGCACTCGAACAACACTTTGTACTGACTGACGGAGTTGAAGGGAACTCGGGATGTGAAACCATGGCCAATTGGTTTAAGATTGAAGCCGTCGGTGTTCAAGGTTACAAGCTTGTTTTCTGTCCCACAGTTTGTGACTCCAGTTCTGAAGCGATTTGCAAATATGTTGGCATCTATCATGATGACGATGGAACCAGGCGACTGGCTTTAGGTGGTCAGCCTTACCCGGTGGTGTtcataaagaaaaatgaagatattCTCAAGTCTGTTACCTCTACTTAA